The following nucleotide sequence is from Vanessa cardui chromosome 3, ilVanCard2.1, whole genome shotgun sequence.
GCCAGAACTCTGTATCTGATTACCTGTATATAgtgtaaatattaactaaacagTACCAAAAattcatatgttatatatattgattcagAATCACTCGGCTTGTcatccataaaaataaaatacattttatataaaatttattaggtGTCTACCTACACCAAAGCCGTAGATACTCCATTTTCGAGTGTGCGCAAAGCGGATGTACGTGTAAGCAATCCAGGCATTGCTATTGCTCCAACTTACCACGGCATAGCTTCACCCTTAATTGGCGCCCCATTACCAGCTCCTAGGGTAAGTTGACACAATACTATTATAACACTCCTAGGGTAAGTTGgcgcacgagcatatgggccacccatggtaagtggtcaccattacccatagacaatgacgctgtaagaaatatcaactattctttacttcgtcaatgtgccaccaaccttgggaactaagatgttatgtctcttgtgcatgtagttacactggctcactcacccttcaaaccggaacacaacaatactgaatactgttatttggcggtagaatatctgatgagatgGGTATCAgatgggctagcacaaagccctaccaccgagtaacgAGTTTTAACGAGTATGTTAACCTAGTACTCTATTTATCgaaataatatcgataaaaaatattataatatccaaTAGGATTGCAGAAAGGCCAGATTCAGGAGCAACAGATTTGGGTACAAATTTTTGAATCACACTATTGTAATACAGTTAACATACTATCTCAGACTGctaaagatttaatttatgattataatttaatctgaTTTCGCATCCAAAAAAATGCCTAGCATTTCAATTAGGCATTGTTTGTAcataaaacgtatattttaaatgtttaatatttcataaatggtTCAAATGGCTAATTTCAGGTGGCGACTGGACTTTTGGGTGTGGCTTTCTCTGCTGCACCTGCAGTTTCACACATGACCTACACCAACGGACTTGGCCTGGCTTACGGATGGTAATGATGGGAAAATGACCGTTGTAAGTTccatttataaagttattttgtcttgtttttgttttgtgacTAATATACGGATTCCTTTGTTTGTTACCTGAtagtttttaacataatttattttaattaaatattaaaacaatatatcaatgaaatctctgtttttttttaagaccttttttataatatttgctcggcggtgatttttttttttcgttctgCTTTACTGATCTGTCCTTGTTTTCAATGCATAGACTGTCTATAAAAACTGTAGATTCTGAAATAAATGTGTTGAAGTATATTTCCCAATAcaattcccaaaaaaaaaaatacccttcATTAGATGTATTTCAATATTGCTACAaacagtaattatattaaaatgaagatAAACATAGATCccataaattttgttatatttgaatgAGAAATTTATGATATGAAAAATCATCAATAACTTAATCCATATTATAGTATtaaacagacatttttaattttgcttcttcgtaaattcaaatcgtttataaaaaatacattggtaaaaaaggcgtattactcgatacaagattttgtaggtgataaaaatgcgtggaattaatacctgttggcttccacgcaggatatattaatttaaatatttggattaaccaacatgactttgtattttttaaatgttaaaaaagagtaactaatgactttcttaccggttcttctcggcagaatctactttccgaaccggtggtagcttcacttaattgttaattgacgattcaaaactgcttgtaaaagtccacttgattaaagtttattttgatttgattttgatacaactccatattaaataaaaatgtatataataaaactataaccaCTTGTCCACAGATTATTAATAGTACTTGTCGCAAAGCATTGACAGTGACAATTCATAACTTTGtattgtataatctatattcttcagagagacagacattataatgatatttatttaatatcactgTTGTGTACTTGTGTACCAGGCCGCaactaataacttttattactcACAtgtaaattatcagtgttatactactatcaaatatataaataaagctaGAGGCAAACAAATTAAGACTGTCGACCTAGATCGTGTGTATTTATGGCTCTTGTCGCCTTGTTTTAGTAATACGACAGCTGATTATAAACTTGCTTTGAATATTAACTTTGACAAAAAGCTTAAATAAGACATTCGTTATAAAGTTGGAACATTTctctaaataaattatgtcgGAGAGTGGAGACAGTGATGCATCTTGGATTTTCTATAAAGATAGACCAGATTGGAGTGATGTGACTCCTATACCAGAGGATGATGGTCCCACACCTGTAGTTGTCATTGCACACTCTGAAAAatgtaagttttgttttaaatattgatcaTAAAAGTCTCAAGTTTAGAGCTTTAACTGATGTCCATATTTGCGAGCTCTTTTAAAATACCATATGAcctagtttaaattttattcattttagaaaggtaattaattatataggtCACATCATTGTATTGTTGTCCTGTAATCTTTGCTTTGACATTGTATAATAGTCACTAAAGATACCTTTACTTATATTGATTCCATTAATACACTGTTAACCTTGAAAGTGTCAGATGAAATGTATTGTGTCTTTTTAACTTATACTCTTAAGTAAAGTAGCAGCAAATTAGCAGCCTGTTAATCTACTACTGCTGGATTCAGGCCTCTCCTTTCTCTATATTTGGAGCAAATTCCACCACCCTTCTCTATCATGAGTTGATGGATACATATGCGTCTGGATTTCACTGAAAATATCAAATCATCTACATGTATATTTCCccttgatgttttccttcaccgccatgtacgagatgaattataaacacaaaaacatGGATTTCAACAGTATTAACTTAGAATTGAATCTGCAGTCATTAGTTAAGATTCTAACTACTGCACCATTTCGGATCTGAATTACAATGGTTGGAACAGTATTATGAAAGTCTCTGAGCTTTGTTAACCCATATTATAACTTATCATTAAGGCTAAAcatcaattgttttaaaataacttgttAAACTAGTTCATGACTAAATAAgctcttttaaatatttcatattgtgACATAACATTGTGAAAGTAGgttattagaatttattttaattattatattattcagttTATGTtagtataataatgttatgtatatgtataatgtttgTTTAACTTTTCAATTTCAGTTGAAGATGTATACGACTACTTCAGAGCTATATTAAAGGCCAATGAAAAATCTGAAAGGGCATTGCTACTTACTAAGGACGCTGTTGAATTCAATCCAGCTAATTATACAGTGTGGCAATATAggtaattgtataaattataattgaaaattagaaTATACATCTAAAACATAcctgaacatttttttttttatggtataggttggcggacaagcatatgggctacctgatggtaagtggtcattatcgcccatagacaatgaagctgtaagaaatataactattccccacatcgtcaatatgccaccaaccttgggaaccaagacgttatgtcccttgtgcccgtggttacactggctcactcacccttcagaccggtacacaacaatactgagtactgttacttaACAACATTgcttaataagtatattttgattgtcactggatagaaataatatttttatttatgtgatgtATAATtactataccataaataaaccAATTTACAGGAGAGACTTGCTTCAAGCTTTAGGTACTGATTTGAAATCAGAATTAGAATATGTGGAAGCTGTTATTAAACAGTCGCCAAAGAATTATCaggtaaatattaaaagaaaatctattttcattttactccttacattatattttgacaCACATTCATAGTACATCATTAGTATATCAATAGGTTTCCAGAGCAtccgtaataataattattcataacttTTTCccgcttatttttaaattgtgtttaaataTGTCAAGAAAAATTTCCTCTCTCagttttccaaaaaaaatatacctttccATATTTGGACAATGAATCGGTGttctaatatttacaaaattgtattacTTCCTTCCTAGTATCTTAGGATGAcagaatgttattttttgtaggtATGGCATCATAGAAGGGTCCTAATTGAGTGGCTTCAAGATCCCTCTCTAGAGTTGGAAGTTACCGGTGATGCTCTTCAACAGGACCCTAAAAACTATCATGCCTGGCAACACAGACAATGGGCTATAAAGACATTTGGGTTAGTGTAATTTTTcactaagaatatattatattgaccaTTACTCTTAGCGAAAAGATCGGGTAAAATGACTTTAGTGCTTCTTTTTTAAGAACATTGTTTTAGCTTAAGGATGTAGTTCCTAAGTGCCTGGGTATagatattaaatcaatttagtGAAAAAATTTTTTAGCTTATAcaagtatacataaataattatagctaAGAGACATGTCATGTTGTCAACCTTTTTCGTATAAAAGTCATAATAATTGttagatttaatttaactgaaaaatattgtttaagaattttataaaactcaTGTCTGATGTCAACTTTAatatctttctttattttatgcaatataAAAGTTTCTGCCTATATAtctcataattttaatttttgaattccaaaattaaaataagatatttatacattGCAGACTTTTCGATAAGGAGATGGACTTTGTGGATACTTTGATAAATGAAGATGTCCGAAACAACTCTGCATGGAATCAGCGTTACTTTGTTATGAACAATCACCTTGGCTGGTCCGATTTTAATGTTCAGAAGGAAATATGCTATGCCTTAGAAAAGATAAGGTTTGTTAAAAACAATGAAAGTGCTTGGAATTATTTGCGAGGAGTTTTGCTTCACGATAAGCGAGGAATGAGTGGTAATGCAGTCGTGACATCGTTTTGTGAggaactatataaaaataaatgtcgatCGCCATATTTACTTGCATTCATTATTGATATATGTGAAGAAAATCTCAAGAAAGGTGAGACTAGCTGTGTGTATAATTCAGAGAGAGCAATAGAATTATGTCAGGCCCTCGCCACTAAGTATGATAAGATAAGATCAAAATATTGGAATTATTTTAGTGAAAAAATTAAggcattacaaaatataaaaacagtagaacaaaataatatggaGGAATAAAGTTTGTATTTCAAAGAAATCTTTGATTAGATTACTGTGgttaaaaaatgaatatgaaataattgCAAAACTTTTTTACCGAGATACACCCATAGTAAAATCAACacttgtaaaattaaatgtatttattcagTGTTTGAATAtcattatatgataaataaagtaataaccCAGCaaagtgtttattatttatcaatcattAGCTTTAGAATATTTCGCTCTTTGTTCTGACAAATCGAGATTCAAGTGTACGTTAGAACGAAGTGCACGGGCCACTATTTCGCATTTGCAGTCATCATTATTCTTAACAAAACTCAATAAATTTTCACCTTCCTCTTCGTTACTGGTAGATTGAATAGCCTTTTTATCTATAGAAAACGTTTCCttagatttcttttttatattctttggtTTTCCATGGATCGACGTCGTAAGTAGGTCTTTGATGTCTGGACAATCCCTACACTTACATTGTCTACAGTCGCAAAATGCCTACAAATAGTTAAGAATTattgttgtaaaattatatactgAAATGATTTAGTAAATAGTAAAGAGTGCAACCAATCAATCATCAAATTCCAAAGTGACTTTGATTAAATGAGTCCaataattacgaaataattaaacaagCGAAATGCAGTACCTTGCCAGCTAAGTGTACTGAAgttccttttttatttcctttagtTTTTTTCatgctatatttttattgcagatACATATTTTTTCGGTAActgaaatttttttaatttattattatgtatatgttttcgTTATGAAAAACCTTGACTCGCCAAGTCAATTacttgacatttaatttatgtataaaaattaatgtttcaaaAAAATGCAAGGTAATCGTGTTATCTTTGGAAATCAGTAAAAACTTTGTGCATTTGCCTTGCCTTGCCTTCTttaaacaaattgtatttttattttacatataattacttTCGTtgtttgtttgtggtgtgcaataaagtataattaattaattaagtcatTCACGTAAGGAGCTCCGTAAGGGATTTTGTGAATATAATTGTAACCTTAATACTTGTAATAGTAGTAGtttgagattttttttcatagatttGATATATCAAGTGCTGCCACATTCTGAGTATcttagattaaattaattacatataattgaaatatactttTAGAATACTGCATTCATTGTTGTATTCATGGCTATTGCTTATTTTTGTACTAATAAAACATAATGCAAGTGTCTATAAAATCTACAATTGACTCGAGAAATACTCAATGTATAACTATTTAGTCTAAGtttgtaaaatatgttgtaTTAGAACTGTATCTGATTTTTTGACATATTTCTGTACTCTGTATGCCTACGTCAGTTTGAAAGTATATTCATATTAACGATATggtgatataaattaaaatgcaataaCAATCACTCTAAAAATGgactattatttatcaaatttattctGTAAGTGATGTAGCCGACACAATGTGGAAAATAATACCAAATTCCAGCTGCGTACTTGAGCCAGAAGAGCTGCGTTACTTAAAGCAATTATTAGCTAAAAACATATGcaattgtaaaatttgtaaaagttACGAAAAGTCTTCagaaaatattatagattaccATGACAAGCAAATTCAAGTGACCGAACAATGTTTTTTCAAAGAAATATCGAGAGCTGTATCAGCTCAAAATTTTCATCAAGTCCCCTCTCTAAGCAACACTCTGTGTCCGGGGTGCTATATGGCCTTAAATTTAAGTCTTCAAAAAGATGTTAAGATTTTTAAAGATGAGGAAGTTGAAACCAAAACAGAAATGTTTAGTTGTGACAAATCAACTGAGAAAGCGTATAAGGTAGCCGAGAAATCTACTTCACACATAAATCAATGTGAGGGCACTAAAGCTATCGTTTCATTTGATGAAGTTGATTCTAAAGTATCAAATGGTAATATTGAAAGTCACGATATCAGCATGAGAAAAGAGCCAATGGCTTATTCAGACTGCAAAGACGAAACACCTGACATAGCGCCTATTTATAACTGTCATTGCATATCCaactttattaattctataagaCCGCCTTTAAGAAGTTGTGATATTTACAatcaataatttgtttgttacttTGGTTAATTATATACTCAATGGAATCCTTGTTTTGCACTATTGCAAAAAAATGTCATACGTCGATTTTTGTAAAGTAAACCAATAAAAACTTCaacaaaaattatgtatttgaaaatcataattaaatttcacaCTCGAATAAAGGTTTATCTACATTTTGATGTAACAGCATAACATTATTACAAAGCTGCATAATGCTTTATAAATCTTGCTGATGGATCCGATACTTGGACCCATTTGGGCATCCAGTAATATGGTGTAAAGTTATGTTGACCCGAAAAAGACTTTTCAAATATGTATCGGTAATACTTTGATTCGGGGGTGTTGGGTTGAACTCCGGGATAGCAAGGAATTTCATTAGGTAATCTCTCTCTAATTATTTCATCAATCGTtgtgaataaagattttttcacAGAAGCGACACCGTCACTAAATGCTTCTTTATGTCTGAATAAAATTGTGTCCGGTAACAGGCCACTCTTGGCAAAACTGTTACGGAGTAAATGCTTTTCCACGCCGTTCTGTGGCTGGCGTAGAGAAGGTTCGATATTAAGATAGTGGTTAGTAAACTGAATATCTAAAAATGGCACTCGAAGTTCCAAGCTAAATGCACTTGTGGTTCGATCTGCTCTTAATCcgtcgtataaatatatatctgaaAGCAGACGTATACTTTCGTCGTGAGCAGCTTTAGTATCTGGAGCATCTCTAAAGTAAATGTACCCTTGCGCGACTTCATCTGCACCTTCACCACTAAATACGACAGTAGTGTCTGTGTTTTCTTTAATGTATTTTGCAAGCAGATACATCGGTAAGCTAGCTCGAATAGTCGTTATGTCGTATGATTCCAAATGATATATTACGTTATCTAATTCTTGTTTTACGtcattttcatcaaatttgactTCATGGTGTTCGGTTCCAAGATATTCTGCAACTGTGCGTGCAGCGATAAGGTCAGGTGAATCTCCCATGCCTATCgcaaatgtttgtattttatacggCAGCTTGTGTATTTTCGCTAACTTTACTACCAAAGCAGTAATAAGTGATGAATCTAAACCTCCACTAAGAAGACATCCTATCCGTCTATCGGACATCAATCTTTTCTTACACGCTGCTTCTAATAAATATGCAGttttttcataaatacttaACTCTGAGATTTCTTTTTCAGATACGAATGGTAAAAAGCGAGGTGCAGTACCAGGCGTAAAATACTGTTCAGTTTTGTTAAGTTTAACTTTACCTCCCTCCAGCATGTCCCATTCTTCTAAATGTCCCGGAGGAAATTGACCTAAAGTCGACGTTTCGCTTGCCTTTTGTTTTAATCCAATCAAACCTTTGGCTTCCGAACAAATAGCCATAAAACCATTTTCATCATCTTGTAACTTAAATAGGGGTCTGACACCGTATGGATCtcttgaaatgaaaatttttcTCTTTTCACCGTCTACCAAGCAAAACGCGAATACACCGTCTAGTTTTTTAACGGCTTCAGAAATGCCAAAGTTTTGGTAGCAGTGAATAATGGCCTCGACGTCGCAGTTTGTTTCGTATGGGAAGTTGTATTGATCTTGGAGTCGTTTACAGTTGTATATTTCACCGTTACAAATGAGAGTTATTCGAGGGTAACGATGTAATCGCATAGGTTGCATACCATGTAGACCATCAACAATAGCGAGTCTTTGGAAGCCAAGTGTGGTGAGTGGTTCTCTTGCATCTTGTTCTATTCGCCATGCGTCTGGTCCGCGGTGTACTATTGCGGAAAAACACTTAATGCAGGTAGCGCTCAGACCTCCCTCAGTTCCAAATGTTGCCCAAATTCCACACATTATCTGAAAAgttcaatgaatatttattattttaagcagaataaatttaataatatttttttcatatatatttcgattcttatttttataaatgtctcGAATAACTTTTCGAGATTCTGGATTCAAAACTAGGATATGGAAAGTTAGTTGGTCTCCCTGTTaggaaatttttaataataaagcccCAAAAGTTTAATTTGTCGATAAGCTATgtgtgaattatatatttttcctgAAAAAGTAATCAAAGCATTTGTTTTGTGGGTAATAAAGCACTCCTCCCTTCTCTCGCATTATGTTGACCTTCACAGTTGGATATTCGTTATATCCATTTCATTAGGAATAAATATGATCACgaagcaaatataaaaatgcCACTTCAATAATAggttatatatttgatataggTACACCGTGATATTTGTacgatatttcaaaatatactaaacaaaAGAGCGGATAAATGCACGTTTATAAATATCTCCAAACCGAGGTttgacaagttttttttattaatattttatgtaagtaattaaataaatatttatgaatgcaGCTATATTAAAAATTGGTAATAATGTGCATTTTCAGATATCACAGTATGATAacctgataataatttaaataacgaacaaaaatatatttaatgtagaaTTGTAATGGAACGTAACTATTTACGATTGcgtgttattattattcaaatataacatTTGTAGTATACTTGAATAATAAcacttatatttgaaaaaatacaaatgttaagaactagttttttattaatattttattcactttTTATGACATACATGCCTTTAAATCACCATTTTTCTTAACATCTGGATGAATGACACGTaagagaataaaaatattcggtAATAAATgcctcatataaaaataataaatgtagtttATATGCATTGCAAAAAGCTCAATGAAATGTATATTCAAATCGTAAAGATTCACTTATGGTTTACAAAGACAATTCATTATAGCTTGAGCgattgtgtatttataaatgtggaTTTTATTACAAACTAGCAGACCCAGTTACGCATTAATGTGGTTTTGTTATGCTTAAAATTCCTGAAACGCGCCGAATATAAATTGGTAAAAATAATCAATGATTTTTGGGCGttcaaaaaaaaacagcaatctttttatacgttaaatatagcccaaattaataaaataattattaaaacaaacatttttatttttaaattacgctAGCTTCGTTTTTGGTTAccggctttttttttaatatattaaaattatgttaattaattacactaATATTACCTTTGAATTTCAGCAATTTATGTTTCAGATCGATGTAAAAGTTTTGTCAGCTGTTTAAAATCTAACGTGGCAGTTTAAatccaattataataaatacttaaattatttcaattgtttttaggttattttgaataagaacctatttgttacaaaatacttttttcgtatttattaacaatattctaTGGCACAATCAGGTAAAATTTGTTGCTACTCGTACTTCTAAAAGTACGACTACTGTCACTAGTAGTTCACTACTAGTTTAAGATACACGTGTAGATACAGTCTACAAGTCGACTTTGACGATCGACACACTACACGTAATGTCATAGTGGTTACATGGTTAGTTAGTGTAATACAGGGTTACCATATTATTCACAAGTGTTGGAATCTTAAAAAAGTATGGCACAAATTTTCcaccatatttttttaaattattttcgatatgtcaatataatgtaaatagaaGTATCAAAATTGACTAGTTCttctgaaatataatattgccCATTTACACTTTTAGCATTTCTGTAAGCTAACGAATTATGGATTAAAATCGTAACTTTTACGGGTTTTGTAATTTCATACTGATCGCCTTAGTGCGGTCGGTAGGTTCGACCAGTCCTTTGGGTGCTTCCTCCAATAATTTATCTTGCATGACGTATTTACATTCATTTTAGCTTAAATATATGctcaaatatattgatatactcGTAGAATAATAACGGCTTAAGGGCAGcttattttacaaaaagtaaTACACTCACATTACACAtttagaaaaagtaaaaaatacacataattttaaatgtataatttcaatttaaaactaatttagacGAATAGCGGGAAAACAAGACAGACTGGCAGCCTTTTTGACAACCGAGTTACAACGACAAAGAACGAGATAGAACTATACGAATAATAAGGAGAGTGAAAGAAGTTCACATATTACAATAAGTTTAGTTTGAACTACCTATATAAGTAATATGAGCCAAATGACGCAATATATGAGCTACACCTGTGCATATGTTGCATCAtctttttattatgtttgaaaaaaattaacagcGTGATCTAGTGGTCAAGACAAATCTACacaaattactataaatattaaaaatagctgTAGCTATAGGTACTAAAAACAGGTATACATTAgagtgtttttaaatttcaaataacgaTGAGGCAATGAATACTCTAGGCTCATCTCCGACTATTTCCTCCAAATCTAATTAACTATTGATATGGTATTGTATGGTATGgcaaatatatatgaaatataaccCTATATCCCTTTTATCTATCTACCTAGCTACTTGTTcaattatcaattttgttaattttgttaaacCACGCATTTAT
It contains:
- the LOC124543663 gene encoding pupal cuticle protein C1B-like, giving the protein MMLKVFLFAFVVVAVQAGGLIAPASYYGSYTYGGWNPYSSYPAQPAIATQHSNIFRSPYNLGQVSTYTKAVDTPFSSVRKADVRVSNPGIAIAPTYHGIASPLIGAPLPAPRVATGLLGVAFSAAPAVSHMTYTNGLGLAYGW
- the LOC124543718 gene encoding protein farnesyltransferase/geranylgeranyltransferase type-1 subunit alpha, which codes for MSESGDSDASWIFYKDRPDWSDVTPIPEDDGPTPVVVIAHSEKFEDVYDYFRAILKANEKSERALLLTKDAVEFNPANYTVWQYRRDLLQALGTDLKSELEYVEAVIKQSPKNYQVWHHRRVLIEWLQDPSLELEVTGDALQQDPKNYHAWQHRQWAIKTFGLFDKEMDFVDTLINEDVRNNSAWNQRYFVMNNHLGWSDFNVQKEICYALEKIRFVKNNESAWNYLRGVLLHDKRGMSGNAVVTSFCEELYKNKCRSPYLLAFIIDICEENLKKGETSCVYNSERAIELCQALATKYDKIRSKYWNYFSEKIKALQNIKTVEQNNMEE
- the LOC124543614 gene encoding asparagine synthetase [glutamine-hydrolyzing] encodes the protein MCGIWATFGTEGGLSATCIKCFSAIVHRGPDAWRIEQDAREPLTTLGFQRLAIVDGLHGMQPMRLHRYPRITLICNGEIYNCKRLQDQYNFPYETNCDVEAIIHCYQNFGISEAVKKLDGVFAFCLVDGEKRKIFISRDPYGVRPLFKLQDDENGFMAICSEAKGLIGLKQKASETSTLGQFPPGHLEEWDMLEGGKVKLNKTEQYFTPGTAPRFLPFVSEKEISELSIYEKTAYLLEAACKKRLMSDRRIGCLLSGGLDSSLITALVVKLAKIHKLPYKIQTFAIGMGDSPDLIAARTVAEYLGTEHHEVKFDENDVKQELDNVIYHLESYDITTIRASLPMYLLAKYIKENTDTTVVFSGEGADEVAQGYIYFRDAPDTKAAHDESIRLLSDIYLYDGLRADRTTSAFSLELRVPFLDIQFTNHYLNIEPSLRQPQNGVEKHLLRNSFAKSGLLPDTILFRHKEAFSDGVASVKKSLFTTIDEIIRERLPNEIPCYPGVQPNTPESKYYRYIFEKSFSGQHNFTPYYWMPKWVQVSDPSARFIKHYAAL